The genomic segment TGCATCACCACATCATTTAAATCCGGCAATTCAATCGGGATTGATAACTGCTTTTCCTGGAACTCAAATTTTTGCAGGTTTGGTTCGATTTGATAATAAATGGAATCCTCATCCTTACCTTGCTGAAAAATGGGGAATTTCAAAGGATGGATTATCAGTGACGTTACATTTGGTAAAAAACGCTATTTTTCATGATGGGAAACCCATTACATCCGAAGATGTAGCTTTTTCTATAATGGCTGTTCAAGCATTGCATCCATTCAAATCTATGCTGGCTCCTGTTGAAAGAGTTGATACTCCTGACCCACATATAGCTATCATTCGCTTGAACAAACCGCATCCTGTTATTTTACTTGCCATGTCGCCAGCTCTTTTACCTATTCTTCCAAAGCATGTTTATGGAAGTATCGAAAACGTAAAAAATAATCCGGCAAACATGAAACCTATTGGATCGGGTCCCTTTAAACTTGAAGAATTTATTCCAGATAAACATATCCTGCTAAAAAAAAATAATGATTTTTTTATTAAAGGACATCCTTATCTTGATAAAATAACAATAAAAATAATTCGTAATACTCTGGAAGAAGGAATGGGAATAGAAGTAAAAAATGTTAATATGATGATATCTTTCCAAGATGTAGATGAATTAAAGCAAATAAGAAGTCAAGAGCATTTAACTGTAATTATGAATGGATTTAAAGGAATAGGACCAATTTATTGGCTTGCTTTCAATCTTAGAAATAAACCGTTTGATGATGTTAGAGTTAGAAAAGCCATTGCTTATGCAATAGATCGTGAATTTATCGTAAAGACTGCATTTAAAGGAGAAATAGATATAGAAACAGGTCCTATTTGCTCTTCAAGTCCTTTTTATTCAAATGACGTAAATATGTATCATCAGGACTTTGAAAAAGCGAACAAATTATTAGATGAAGCGGGCTATCCAAGGGATAAAAAAGGTAAAAGATTCTCATTTCGCGTAACATATATTCCTGATAAATCCGCTAATAACAGAAGACTTATGGAATACTTTCATGAACTGTTTTTGCTTAAATTAGGAATAGATGCAAAAATAGAGCATCCTGAAAATTTTGTTGCATGGGCTGAAAAAATAGCTAATTGGGATTTTGATGTTACATTGGATAATGTATATAATTGGGGAGATCCTGTTATTGGAGTTCACAGAACCTATTTGAGTTCAAATATTCGCAAGGGTGTAATATGGTCTAATACGCAAGGATACAGCAACCCTGTTGTTGATGAGTTGCTGGAGAAAGCTGGATCTGAACTTAATTTTGAAAAAAGATATGCTTTTTATAAAAAATTTCAAAAAATTATAACTGATGAACTTCCAATTTATCCTATTTTCCAAGCTTTTTATGCAATTGGTCATGATAAAAATCTTGGCGGCGTAGGTCAAAGCATATGGGGTCTTATGACACCTTTGGATAATATTTATTGGAAAAATCTTAATCAATGAGTTCTATAAAAAAAAAAATTAAATTTGGAATATCACGTAAAGTTTTGATGGGGTTATCAATTATAGTTTTAGTCGCAACTATCTCTAATGGAGTTGCAAAAAATTATTTTGATAAATTCGGTAGAATTTTTCAAACAATTCCAGATAAACAACTTCCTTTACTTATTACAGCATCAAGCTTGGTAAAGGTAACTAAAGAACTGATTTCAAATGCCCCTGATATTGTTTTGACGAATAACTCTTTATTACTGGCATCTATTGCTCAGAACATAGAGCAAAGTCTTCAGGAAGAACGAGATTTAATAGCTCATCTAAAAGAAGAAAAATTGGAAGGAATAATAAAGCTATCAGATAGCTTTAATTTTCTTGTGGAGAATCTCAAAAAATTGATAGATTTAGTTAAACAGGATATTGAAGTCAGTCAGCGGATACTTCAAATTTCGACATATATTCGAAAAGTTTCTGAATCACTCACAATTGAGACTGAAGATTTACAGCACGATGAACAATTCAGTCATATTAGAGAAAAATTCATTCAAATATTCAGTTTATTAAGAGATGTTCCAAATGTTCCTGACTCACAAAGACTTCAAGAATATAAAACTCAACTTATAGATTTAAAAGAAATAACGGATAAATTTTTACAAGGCGGACATTCAGAAATAAAACCATTTATAAGTTATTATAAAACATTGAATAACTATGGAATAGGAGGAAAAGGATTAATCTTTCTTGCCGAAACTCATCTTAAGAATAAAATATTGATTCAGGATAATCTTGCTGAAAATAAATTTTTATCAGACGAATTAGTTAAAAAAACAGATATGATATTTTCAACTGTTTCAGATGATATTCAGCAAAAAAGTCAGAAAATGACGAAAGACATACAATTGCTCGCTAAATTTTTCTTAGTGATTCCAATCGTTATTATTTTTAGTGCTTTCTTTATTTTTCTATTTATCAGACGCTCGGTCATTGGCCGTGTTCTGGCTCTTGAGCAATCAATGAAAGAGCATGTCAATGGAAATCCTATTCCTATTCCAAGTAAAGGAAAGGACGAAATTGCGAGCATGGCTCAATCTGTTTCATATTTTATTGAAAAGCGAAATGAATATGAAATCCAGCAAAATCTTGCGAAAGAGGCCGCTGAAAAAGCAAATCTTGCAAAAAGTGTATTTCTGGCAAACATGAGTCATGAACTCAGAACGCCTTTAAATGCTATTTTAGGCTTCACACGATTATTGCATCGTGATTCTAATTTATCGCCAGAGCAATTTGAAAATATAGCTATAATTAATCGTAGTGGAACGCATCTGCTTAAATTAATAAATGATGTCTTAGCTATGTCTAAAATTGAAGCTGGACGCGCAACATTAAACGAAAATAGTTTTGATTTATACCATTTCCTATATGATTTAGAAGAAATTTATCGTATGCAGGCTGTAGAAAAAGGATTGCAACTATCTTTTTCTCGCCATCCTGAAGTTCCACAATTCATTGAAACTGACGAAATAAAACTACGACAAATTCTTATTAATCTTATTGGTAACGCTATTAAATTTACAGATTCTGGAAGTGTATCTGTAGATATATGGTTAAATTCTTTTTATGAACAAAATCATTTATTTTTTAAAGTTAGTGATACAGGACCAGGAATTAAGCCCGAATATCATCCGGATATTTTTGATACTTTTTTTCAAGCTAAAACAGGCGGAAAGGCTAAGGAAGGAACAGGATTGGGATTATCCATCAGTAAAAAATTTATTGAATTGATGAACGGATGTATTTCGTTTCAAAGCGATGGAGTTGAAGGGCAGGGGACTATTTTTGAGTTTTATATACATATAAAAATTATTGAATATCTCAGTGACGCTAAAAAGAAGGAATCTGAACCATCAATAGAAATTATTGGAATAGAGACTGAACAACCTATTTATAGAATATTAGTTGCTGATGATGATAAATATGGCCGTAAATTATTGGTTAAATTACTGTCCAGAATAGATGTATTGTCACAAAAACTTGAAATAAAAGAGGCTGAAAATGGATTAGAAGCTGTTAAGATTTGTAAAAATTGGAATCCTAATTTAATATGGATGGATATTCGTATGCCAATAATGGATGGAATTGAAGCTACAAAAATTATCAAATCAGACGTTTATGGGAAAAAAACTGCTATTATTGCGCTCACTGCGAGCAGCTTTGAAGAAGACAGATCAATGATCCTCAAATCGGGCTGTGACGATATGCTTCATAAACCTTATCAAGATAATGATATCTTTCAGTTAATGGAAAAACATATAG from the Desulfobacterales bacterium genome contains:
- a CDS encoding ABC transporter substrate-binding protein; this encodes ASPHHLNPAIQSGLITAFPGTQIFAGLVRFDNKWNPHPYLAEKWGISKDGLSVTLHLVKNAIFHDGKPITSEDVAFSIMAVQALHPFKSMLAPVERVDTPDPHIAIIRLNKPHPVILLAMSPALLPILPKHVYGSIENVKNNPANMKPIGSGPFKLEEFIPDKHILLKKNNDFFIKGHPYLDKITIKIIRNTLEEGMGIEVKNVNMMISFQDVDELKQIRSQEHLTVIMNGFKGIGPIYWLAFNLRNKPFDDVRVRKAIAYAIDREFIVKTAFKGEIDIETGPICSSSPFYSNDVNMYHQDFEKANKLLDEAGYPRDKKGKRFSFRVTYIPDKSANNRRLMEYFHELFLLKLGIDAKIEHPENFVAWAEKIANWDFDVTLDNVYNWGDPVIGVHRTYLSSNIRKGVIWSNTQGYSNPVVDELLEKAGSELNFEKRYAFYKKFQKIITDELPIYPIFQAFYAIGHDKNLGGVGQSIWGLMTPLDNIYWKNLNQ
- a CDS encoding response regulator; the encoded protein is MSSIKKKIKFGISRKVLMGLSIIVLVATISNGVAKNYFDKFGRIFQTIPDKQLPLLITASSLVKVTKELISNAPDIVLTNNSLLLASIAQNIEQSLQEERDLIAHLKEEKLEGIIKLSDSFNFLVENLKKLIDLVKQDIEVSQRILQISTYIRKVSESLTIETEDLQHDEQFSHIREKFIQIFSLLRDVPNVPDSQRLQEYKTQLIDLKEITDKFLQGGHSEIKPFISYYKTLNNYGIGGKGLIFLAETHLKNKILIQDNLAENKFLSDELVKKTDMIFSTVSDDIQQKSQKMTKDIQLLAKFFLVIPIVIIFSAFFIFLFIRRSVIGRVLALEQSMKEHVNGNPIPIPSKGKDEIASMAQSVSYFIEKRNEYEIQQNLAKEAAEKANLAKSVFLANMSHELRTPLNAILGFTRLLHRDSNLSPEQFENIAIINRSGTHLLKLINDVLAMSKIEAGRATLNENSFDLYHFLYDLEEIYRMQAVEKGLQLSFSRHPEVPQFIETDEIKLRQILINLIGNAIKFTDSGSVSVDIWLNSFYEQNHLFFKVSDTGPGIKPEYHPDIFDTFFQAKTGGKAKEGTGLGLSISKKFIELMNGCISFQSDGVEGQGTIFEFYIHIKIIEYLSDAKKKESEPSIEIIGIETEQPIYRILVADDDKYGRKLLVKLLSRIDVLSQKLEIKEAENGLEAVKICKNWNPNLIWMDIRMPIMDGIEATKIIKSDVYGKKTAIIALTASSFEEDRSMILKSGCDDMLHKPYQDNDIFQLMEKHIGLRYLFKENIRKDEKIIKPEILSELLFSIPKDILNRLQNAIDELNSHQAYSIIEQIDDEILANALKKMVEKYRFDEIQKLIEEVNNK